Below is a window of Flavobacterium cyclinae DNA.
AAATCGCATTTAAGGATGTGTATTTCCAAGCTTCCTCTTGTTTTGTTGGGAACCCTTTGTTTTCGAAATTTTTTATGGCGTGACTTCTCAGCTCATGAAGTTCAGAATTGGTATCAATCTTTTCTTCAAAAGCCATGAAAGAAGCTAATAATTTATCTTTTAATTCCATTGTATTTAGTGTTCAGTCGCAGTATTCAGTCGCAGTCCTATGATAACCGTGACTGAGACTGTAAACTCTAGTTCAATTCATTCTTTATCCAATCGTATCCTTTTTCTTCAAGCTCTAAAGCTAAATCAGCTCCACCCGTTTTTACGATTTTTCCATCCATTAAAACGTGAACGAAATCTGGAACGATATAGTCTAACAAACGTTGGTAGTGCGTAATCACTAATACCGCGTTGTTTTCGTTTTTCAATTTGTTTACACCATTAGCAACAATTCGTAATGCATCGATATCCAAACCTGAATCGGTTTCGTCCAAAATAGCGATTTTTGGCTCTAACATTGCCATTTGGAAAATCTCGTTACGTTTCTTTTCACCACCTGAAAAACCTTCGTTTAAAGAACGCGATAAGAATTTTCTGTCCATTTCTAACAACTCCGATTTCTCACGGATTTTCTTCAACATTTCATTGGCTGGCATTTCTTCTTCACCATTCGCTTTGCGTTTTTCATTAATAGCGGTTTTGATGAAATTCGTTACCGAAACTCCTGGAATTTCCACTGGATATTGGAACGATAAGAAAACACCTTTGTGTGCTCTTTCTTCTGGAGCTAATTCTGAAATTTCTTCTCCGTCTAAAAAGATTTCACCTTCGGTTACTTCGTAATTTTCGTTTCCTGCAATGATAGAAGATAATGTTGATTTTCCGGCACCATTTGGTCCCATAATCGCATGTACTTCTCCTGCTTTAATTTCAAGGTTAATCCCTTTTAATATGTCTTTGTCTTCTACCGAAGCGTGTAAGTTTTTTATCTGTAACATTTTGTAAATGTGTTATATTTTCTAATTTATGATTGACTATCCTACTGAACCTTCTAACGAAATTTCCAACAACTTCTGTGCTTCCACTGCAAATTCCATTGGTAATTTGTTCAATACTTCTTTGCTGAATCCGTTTACGATTAAGGCAATTGCTTTTTCGGTTGGGATTCCACGTTGGTTGCAATAAAACACTTGGTCCTCACCAATTTTTGAAGTCGTAGCTTCGTGTTCAATTTTTGCCGAA
It encodes the following:
- the sufC gene encoding Fe-S cluster assembly ATPase SufC encodes the protein MLQIKNLHASVEDKDILKGINLEIKAGEVHAIMGPNGAGKSTLSSIIAGNENYEVTEGEIFLDGEEISELAPEERAHKGVFLSFQYPVEIPGVSVTNFIKTAINEKRKANGEEEMPANEMLKKIREKSELLEMDRKFLSRSLNEGFSGGEKKRNEIFQMAMLEPKIAILDETDSGLDIDALRIVANGVNKLKNENNAVLVITHYQRLLDYIVPDFVHVLMDGKIVKTGGADLALELEEKGYDWIKNELN